In the Gemmatimonadota bacterium genome, one interval contains:
- a CDS encoding ABC transporter permease has protein sequence MLKNYIIAAIRNLIKHKIYTLMNVSGLAIGMASFILMLCFVQHELSYDRFYPNSDRIYRVIRETRSTGADQTHYEANTSGALADALMRDFPEVQRATRMGRHEIMLRYKDKFFQQKFDLVDAFFFDIFQIPFLKGNPQTALQEPYTIVLTEKMARKYFGDENPMGKILTVDGRFWHGEFKVTGVLRDLPTNTSLQIDFLHSTVGDSYIQDKWTRWEDVQNRMFATYILLHPNAKSADLERKLPDLINRYIGPQVRATTTYHLQSLNRVHLYSNVDYAIETEENIRQAIVNRGPGIQGDIRQVYMFACAGVAVLAIACINFMSLSTARSTNRAREVGMRKVVGAHRQQLIHQFLNESILIAFFALPLAVMIGKAALPFLNTFLNRDLNLNILNDWTLLLGLIAVTLFVGLLSGSYPALFLSKFHPIEVLKGTGKMRGRETSLRKSLVVVQFAISILLIVATIMVSRQLVYIKTKNLGFNKEHIVVLPIFITHRGARTNPNERLASRYNVVKQAFLEHPNVLKATAYNFPFGMGTNRLRLIRADGIQDREIHMAFQQADEDYLDTFEIELLSGRNFSTEMSSDFTEAILLNESAVKYLGWKKSLGKQIEVVFLPRKGRVIGVIKNYHHQSLREKIGPMGIYMRTGFYSYLALKIQSKNILETIEFLDKTWQHFVPNRPFTFWFMDDQLNTMYQKEVRLGQVLQAFTILAIFIACLGLFALSTYTAEQRTKEIGIRKVLGATVLNIVLLLSKDFVKLILIANLIVWPVAYYAAQRWLENFAYRIDFGIGVFLLSGALMLMIALCTVSYQAIRVAVSNPVDTLGDE, from the coding sequence ATGTTAAAAAATTACATAATCGCCGCCATTCGAAATCTGATCAAGCACAAAATTTATACGCTTATGAACGTCTCTGGATTGGCGATTGGCATGGCCAGCTTTATTCTAATGCTGTGTTTTGTCCAGCACGAATTGAGTTACGATCGCTTTTATCCGAATTCGGATCGCATTTATCGGGTTATTCGGGAAACGCGTTCAACCGGTGCAGACCAGACACACTACGAGGCAAACACCTCCGGCGCGCTGGCCGATGCGCTGATGCGCGATTTCCCAGAAGTTCAGCGAGCGACGCGCATGGGGCGTCACGAGATTATGTTGAGGTACAAAGATAAATTTTTCCAGCAGAAGTTCGATCTGGTTGATGCGTTTTTCTTTGACATTTTTCAAATTCCCTTTCTAAAGGGCAACCCTCAAACCGCGCTTCAAGAGCCATATACCATTGTCTTGACTGAGAAGATGGCTCGAAAATATTTCGGCGATGAAAACCCCATGGGTAAAATTCTCACGGTTGATGGGCGGTTCTGGCATGGCGAATTCAAAGTGACGGGCGTCTTGCGCGATTTGCCTACCAATACGAGTTTGCAAATCGACTTTCTACATTCAACTGTTGGCGACTCCTATATTCAAGACAAATGGACAAGATGGGAAGATGTGCAAAACCGTATGTTTGCCACATATATCTTGTTGCATCCAAACGCAAAATCTGCCGACTTGGAACGCAAACTGCCCGATTTGATCAACCGCTACATAGGTCCTCAAGTTCGCGCGACCACAACCTATCACTTGCAATCCCTGAATCGTGTACATCTTTATTCAAATGTCGATTATGCTATTGAAACAGAAGAGAATATTCGACAAGCGATTGTCAACCGGGGCCCTGGCATACAGGGAGATATTCGACAGGTTTACATGTTTGCCTGTGCGGGAGTTGCCGTGTTGGCGATTGCGTGCATCAACTTCATGAGCCTTTCCACAGCCCGTTCAACGAATCGCGCTCGAGAAGTCGGCATGCGAAAGGTTGTGGGCGCACATAGGCAGCAGTTGATCCATCAATTTCTGAACGAATCTATTCTCATCGCGTTTTTTGCCCTGCCCCTGGCCGTTATGATAGGCAAAGCCGCTCTTCCTTTTCTCAACACCTTTCTGAATCGCGACCTGAATCTGAATATCCTCAACGATTGGACGCTCTTATTAGGGCTAATAGCGGTCACCCTGTTTGTCGGTCTTTTGTCGGGAAGTTATCCCGCACTGTTTCTGTCGAAATTTCATCCTATTGAGGTACTCAAAGGCACCGGAAAGATGAGAGGTCGAGAAACATCATTGCGTAAGAGCCTCGTTGTTGTCCAGTTTGCAATTTCCATTTTGCTGATTGTTGCCACAATAATGGTATCGCGCCAACTCGTGTATATAAAAACAAAAAATCTGGGATTCAACAAAGAACACATTGTGGTTTTGCCCATCTTCATTACGCATCGGGGGGCCAGGACAAACCCCAATGAGCGTTTGGCTTCGCGTTACAACGTGGTCAAACAAGCCTTTTTGGAACACCCCAACGTGCTCAAGGCGACCGCTTATAATTTTCCTTTTGGTATGGGCACCAACCGTCTGCGTTTAATTCGTGCAGATGGCATTCAAGATCGGGAAATTCACATGGCGTTTCAGCAGGCCGATGAGGATTATCTCGACACATTTGAAATCGAACTTCTTTCTGGTCGTAACTTCTCTACGGAAATGAGCAGCGATTTTACCGAAGCAATTCTTCTCAACGAGTCAGCAGTGAAATATTTGGGCTGGAAGAAATCGCTTGGCAAACAAATAGAAGTCGTGTTTTTGCCTCGCAAAGGGCGTGTAATTGGGGTAATTAAAAATTATCATCATCAATCCTTGCGAGAAAAAATTGGTCCTATGGGCATTTATATGCGAACGGGTTTTTATTCTTATCTCGCACTCAAAATTCAGTCAAAAAATATTTTAGAAACAATTGAATTCCTGGATAAGACCTGGCAGCATTTTGTCCCCAACCGACCTTTCACGTTCTGGTTCATGGACGACCAACTGAATACGATGTATCAAAAGGAAGTGCGTCTTGGACAGGTACTTCAGGCTTTTACTATCCTGGCCATTTTTATTGCTTGCCTCGGTTTGTTCGCCCTATCTACTTATACTGCTGAACAGCGCACCAAAGAGATCGGTATTCGGAAAGTTTTGGGCGCAACAGTATTGAATATTGTTCTGTTGCTTTCAAAGGATTTTGTAAAACTGATCCTCATCGCCAATCTGATTGTCTGGCCTGTCGCTTATTATGCCGCACAACGCTGGCTTGAGAATTTTGCTTATCGGATTGATTTTGGAATAGGTGTTTTTTTGTTGAGTGGCGCTCTTATGCTGATGATTGCTTTATGCACTGTGAGTTATCAAGCCATACGAGTTGCTGTATCTAACCCCGTGGATACTTTGGGAGATGAGTAA
- a CDS encoding class I SAM-dependent methyltransferase, producing the protein MNPMHEKNRQKWQVTASRWKARRDVAARWRTCAEDPLFGFEDRQKYLLRKHIGNLRGKRVCVLGSGDNYAAFGLAQQGAEVTSVDISEAQLQVAAERADILGLNIRFVQGDISDLPSEIKTRVYDFSCSVGVVAIWLSNLKAYYGEAHRILKPGGFFMIGETHPIRQVLHHCEYFHDEKDAEDKIRMEYHYFDHTPKEYLYNPETGKGYALVSDVSLEERKGKPTQFNFHWTVSDFVMALIETEFALVDFFEKPAAHPENWRENMLDGLPQGLRILARKR; encoded by the coding sequence ATGAACCCGATGCATGAAAAAAACAGGCAAAAGTGGCAAGTGACAGCATCGCGATGGAAAGCGCGGCGAGATGTTGCGGCAAGGTGGCGGACGTGCGCTGAAGATCCACTTTTTGGTTTTGAGGATAGACAGAAATATTTATTGAGAAAGCATATTGGAAATTTGCGTGGTAAGCGGGTCTGCGTATTGGGTAGTGGGGATAATTATGCGGCGTTTGGATTGGCGCAACAGGGTGCTGAAGTGACGTCGGTGGATATTTCAGAGGCGCAACTGCAGGTGGCCGCTGAAAGGGCCGATATTCTGGGGTTGAATATTCGATTTGTGCAGGGCGATATATCGGATTTGCCATCGGAGATCAAGACACGGGTATATGATTTTTCATGTAGCGTCGGAGTGGTAGCAATCTGGCTTTCTAACTTAAAAGCATATTATGGTGAAGCCCATCGCATTTTGAAGCCCGGCGGTTTTTTCATGATTGGCGAAACACATCCCATTCGGCAGGTGCTGCATCATTGTGAATACTTTCACGATGAGAAAGACGCAGAAGATAAAATTCGCATGGAATATCATTATTTTGATCATACACCGAAAGAGTATTTATACAATCCTGAGACAGGTAAGGGGTATGCTTTGGTTTCGGATGTTTCGCTTGAAGAACGCAAGGGCAAACCGACGCAATTCAATTTCCACTGGACCGTAAGCGATTTTGTGATGGCGTTGATTGAGACGGAGTTTGCTCTCGTCGATTTTTTCGAAAAACCAGCAGCGCATCCCGAAAATTGGCGCGAGAACATGCTGGATGGATTGCCACAAGGTTTGCGGATTTTGGCGCGAAAAAGATAA